A single Anopheles funestus chromosome 2RL, idAnoFuneDA-416_04, whole genome shotgun sequence DNA region contains:
- the LOC125761823 gene encoding zinc finger protein 689-like, with amino-acid sequence MPRSLLSQRYNADLLVENKKFDGQFCRLFWNPFATSEHQPAKPSFKRKRTRNKFQTAVGGRHRCSLCPDIFRWPAELKYHLAYMHRGEQLNVCPVPSCGLNFQFPYQLTNHQRDASHHNWHVVCKECSKRFGQRRFLARHTVASCNRYKLEHAKANEHSGYEDNVAT; translated from the exons ATGCCTCGGAGTCTGCTGTCTCAACGTTACAACGCTGATTTgttggtagaaaataaaaaatttgatG GCCAATTTTGTCGTTTGTTTTGGAACCCGTTCGCCACCAGCGAACACCAGCCAGCAAAGCCATCGTTCAAACGTAAGCGTACACGGAATAAATTCCAAACTGCAGTAGGCGGCAGACATCGTTGTTCCCTTTGCCCAGATATATTCCGGTGGCCTGCTGAGCTGAAATATCACCTTGCGTACATGCATCGGGGCGAACAGCTAAACGTGTGTCCCGTACCGTCCTGTGGCCTTAACTTCCAGTTCCCGTATCAGTTAACCAACCATCAGCGCGACGCCAGTCACCACAACTGGCACGTGGTTTGCAAGGAGTGTAGCAAACGGTTCGGACAACGGCGGTTTTTAGCGCGCCATACGGTTGCATCGTGCAATCGCTACAAGCTGGAACACGCGAAAGCGAACGAACACAGCGG CTACGAAGACAATGTGGCtacataa